Sequence from the Mixophyes fleayi isolate aMixFle1 chromosome 4, aMixFle1.hap1, whole genome shotgun sequence genome:
gtgtcctttgcactcgaaaatTAATTGGATATTCTTGTGTTCACCGACGtatagtctggttctgggcatacgcagaccGATTTTATGCaagatatatatttgcatttacgtttcttgatgaatctggCCCCTGGTGCATCAATTGCATATTATAATGGTAATTTTATTCCCAAATTCACTTTTCACTCTAGCCCCCAAccctcttatttttgtttttatacaccTCTCCCAGTccacttctaaccccaaacattTCTCAATAAAATACTATAAATATAATTCTTGATAAAATAGCACTTATCAAATGTATAAATAGATAATTAGGCCCTAATTGATAGAAAGGTCAGTATACTCAAAGATATTATACATGAATGGGGGTGGGGGACCCAGAATAGACAGCTGGTTTGAACAATGCAGGACATCTGTTATGGGATGTGTGTCCCACACTGACCTGTGACTGTGAGAGATGCATGAGTCACCATCTGCAGAGCAGGATTGTACACCAAGCAAGTGTATGTGTCACTGGTCTCCAAGATTACACGAACGGAGCTCTGCACGTGGAACAAGCCATCCTCATTGGCCTCTTGTGATGTTGTGACATTTTCCGTTAGGTTTCTCCCGTTTCCATCCTGCCACAGTATTTCAACTTCAGGGTATCGAAGGTAGATATGACATGTTACTGTTACCTGATCACCAGGTTTAAGGCCCTCACTAGGCTCCAGGTGCAAGGTGGGCTTGGGAAATGAGGCTATTGTgaggaggaaaaagaaaaacaaattttttgGGGGCATTTTGTGTAATTAGAGGTCAGACCCACAACATTATATAGCTGTTCCTCACCTGCCACCTGCAGACTCACAGCAGCTGAGCTGGAGTTCCCAGCATTAACAAAGCACGTATAAGTGCCTTCATCGGCCAAACGAACTTTACGAAGTAAAAGGGACATATTGCCCTGTGGTAACTGTTCAAGAAAGAGATGCGTACGGTTAATGAACTCTAGGTCCTGGTTCTCCAGTTGTTCTCGGCCTAGTGTGAAGGCATGAACCTGCTGCAGGTTTGTCAATGTCCAAAACACACTGAGGTCCTTCAGTGAAAATCCAACTGGAGGAGAAAACCAGCAGGGCAGTATGACATCTTCATCCAAGATCCCAGTAACAGGACCAGCAGGGACCTGTACTTCAATGGCTCCTGGAAGGAAGACATAGGAAATTACTGAATGGGGATAATAAAAGCAGAGAGTGCATATTATGCattgcagaaaagaaaattgaagcttaacaaatgtttttttctgctaaCAATATGAGACTGAAGAACTCCACTGAAGCATTACATAAGGTAAGAGAGGCTCAACTCAATTGAATTGCACCAATTAGACACATACCCTGCTCAGTAATGTTGAATTATAAAATCTCAGTTATTCAAATAACTCTAACCAAGAAGGTTTATGTTTATTGCGCAGTTAATATACAGATATTTCTGAGGAAGTCCTCCTGTCATACGCTGCAGTTTCCTTATGTAAGAAAATTCTGGAGAGCCAAGTGCAATACTTACTGCATAtagagggaaggaggaggagcaaACAGAGGCCATCCATGGCTAAGGGTCTCTAGGAGCTACAAAGAAAAGAGAACGGAAGTTAGAAGTGATGTCACTCTTTAAGTAATGACAACAGGAAGTGGCATGCATACAGAGAATAGGATGTATTTTCCTGACACTtcctttaaaaatacataaaatcttGAGCATATCATTGTATAATTTTTACAAATGCATCACCTTTAACAACCCCATTTACATCAATAAAATTGAATCTCTAGGTCAGTGTTTTTCTAATAAGTCATAAATTGATATGATTCCAAGTAGCAAGATGCATATTAAAAAGTATTAACGTTTACATCAGAGATGGAGTATTTATCTATAATACACATGTaatcctgtaaaaaaaattctatgtaaACAGTTCTCATATCAAGTCAGTGTTCATGATCAAATTGTATGTATAAGTAAAAATGCATACTCTACTGTAAAATGATTAGGCTAttacaagtagagatgggcgggtccggttccccgagaaccgaacccacccgaactttgggtatccgagtaccgagctgagtagctcggtactctcccgcccgctccgaatccaaatcgaggccgaacgtcatcgtgacgtcgtcggatctcgtggctcggttctcgcgatacttcaagattataaatacctgcctccacagcaatccatcgccatttgacagagggagagagcagggtgtagtcacaggctgattagagcagggacagagaatataatattcttattccaattgctgtaacaaaaatcgctagagaagagtggaggatagaggtttattttatttttgtaatatttggcactcccagTGCttctggggtgtcccccataattgtgcataaatatttctggctgtcaaaagtcatatttgtcagcagcatcttaccaaataatttttaccactacaagtgctttgcgctcagaatggattcaaagcagtccacatatgatcagaatgaccaaccaggttctgtcaccagtcctgatgttagtgttcccagtacgtcatctgggcaaggcaatgtcaaactacagagtgtttcgaaatcagtccaaaaaacaaaaataatttattttttttactgtgttgaagcgaaaaaagtgttactgagcaaaagttaagtgccgataaaaaaaaaattgccaacatgccattctacacacgcagtggcaaagagagaatgaggccttcacctttggctattagtggcagatcccaaaaagttaccgagactacagttggtgcacaactactgttatgcgtcaaagccgagctgcaagataacagtaaggcattagaggataatgtttgctctaatccacaaatgacaccaatccctgtggagagtccatccaacagtggtatgtctaatcgtgagcattctgctgatgtgtgccttaatagcccaatGGGTCCAATACTATATTTGCACTGCAGTGTTGGCAGTTTgagcttcataaatgacctccattgTTTTTTCCCTACCCTAAACAAAGCCTTACATAAAACAATGTAGACATATCTGAacagcaacattaaaataattgttgaAAGAAAATTAGTGTAGTGATAGTTAGTAATTTTAGGGGCCTTTTTGCCAGTGAAAATGGTGAACCCTGCTAATTATGTTATTATGGGGGAGCCAATTATACAAGCACTGGCACAATGTCTGTTCTCTTAATGCAATCTAAGGGCCAAAGGGAAgcacttaaaaataatttattgattaaatCAATTATTACTGATGAATAAATGCCCTGCATGGATACTCTAACTTATGTTGCATCCACTGAGCGTTAAAGGTATATTTCCAAATGCTGTTCTCTGTATTACTACATGGCACTGATCCGCTACCCAATCTAGCACACTGCCTTCCAGCCAACAAGGTTTGTACACTCACTCAGAAACGGTTATCCTTGCAGACGATGTATGATAGTTTTGAGAACATTAAAAGACAAGACATAATAATTGGAATAGTACACACACTACTGTAAAACATAAGGATATCAAAAGGCACAAAGGAGTTCCGTGAatatataataactagagatgctcaagctcggttccccTAAGACCGAGCACAACTGAACTCCGCTGATCCGAGTAACGAGTCGAGCTCACTCTGTACTTTTGTGCGCCCTTGGAATtaaaaggcaaaatgtcattgttacgttgttggatctcgagagttttgaattctataagtaccgcccttttgtgttatcaaaatggattcacagcagtacacagaagaccaagaGCCCCAAGcatctgctggcaccagtcatgattatagtaatccctctacgtcatctgctaaagcctaagttaaagtgcatagttggtaaaaaaaaaaaaaaggcctgtaattcaggcaaagttatctgcagaaaaaaatgaaattgccaacatgccattctacacatgcagtggcaaggaaagaaagaggccttcgcctttctctatgagtgctagctctgcaactgtcactgaggcatcttcttgtaaggtcagtcatggcCAAGCAAGACCTtatcaaatacttttacatgtaaaagctgagctggaagaaaacagtaaggcattagaggaaaatgtatgtttagattaagaaatgacacaaatccctgaggagagtctatccacgagtgctatgtgtaagcctgacctttctgatagtgtacccataaagaaggcccctttcaacatttctacagatgtgtgcctgaacagcccgagtgtagccggtgatacacaaattgaggatgccactttggaattagaagaggatgagggggagatttgtgtaggcaatgagggcgctaatgaggatgttgatgaggatgaggttgtttgtgtaagtcctgcaccagttgcagcagttctggcacatgtcaagaaaaaggccattgtcatgcctgggcataaaacaaaaaaaatccacttcttatgtgtggaattatttctacccaaatccagacaacaattgtatagccatttgtagtgtatgtcaagccacagtcagtcgagggagggaccttaaccatcttggaacctcgtctatgttacgccatttaacgagagttcatggcaaagtgttgggaaaagctgaacgttcttcccaaaaaatttacaagcactccatcatcagctaagaccctccgctcacagacatcccgacggctacaaaatacacccaccacaccatcctcatcaatatcctcagtagcgcttggagttagcccggcatcccacttaaggccggatgactcctgcactattattgattcctctgaagaaagcgttagtcccactgctgctgctgggggtgaatcgtcatcccagaggcaggtcaagaaaatgagcagtcctacatttcagtcCTACATTCAGTCCTACattcctcactctgacttacaaagccctcgccaactccactgctccctacatctctaaccttatctctattcacactccctcccgctcactgcgatcgtccaacgatcgtcgccgctcttcccctctgattacctcctctcacgcatcagaacttcccctaatctgtcctctttcaaacgtacattaaaaacccaccttttccttaaagccttccagtctcatgcctaaactcccaccggtcggctacctctctttctcatcccttcttcccttctcccccttcctcccgtctctccgtctcatccatgtgtctgtctgtcttcccctccctttagattgttcgctcctttgagcagggctctcctaccttctgtttccatcacttttaactgcgctctccagctactcagctcacctcctctcagtccctctgccctctgtctcctctccgctcttctcagtgactctcaacctgtcatccgtgcccaccctcttgggccatagttacctgcctgtactcacttttcccctccctccctctctttcatgctgtgcctgagcccccagagttatagtgcttactgttacttgtactgtgctgtttcaccttgtactgtgccattgtttgtccttgtacggcgctacggatactttgtggcgcactataaataaaaattcataataataataataataataataataataataatttcagcaattaactgtgaaacaatcatttgcgaggggaagcaaataagacagcagtcacccagtcgccaagcgaatcacagacgccatggctgcaatgttagtgttagatctgcgtccaatctccacaataaacgcagctggtttttcacagttaattgaggttttgtgtccgcgttacagaattccatcgcgacaccatttctcccataaagcaattccacaactataccaaaaggtgtgtaaaaatgtagagattgctctgaaaaatgccattctacccactgtccacttaaccacagatatgtggacaagtggaagtggccaaaccaaagactatatgactgtgacagcccactgggttggtcattcaccttcaccagcaggaacagcagcagcatgtacaccactacgtaacatttgtcacaggcaggccactctttgtatcaacggcttcactaacaggcatacagctgacaatttgttccgcaaactgagagatgtgattgatgcatggcttataccacttggactctctccagggtatgtcatttctgataacgccaacaatatagtgcgagcattacaactgggtgatttccaacacattccctgttttgctcacaccatcaacttggtggtgcagagcttcctacgaaataaccgtgaggtgcaggagatgatttcggtggcccgtaaaatttcagcccatttcaggcattcagccacagcatgtaggagattacagcagctccaagagcagtttaacttgccctgccaccaacttaagcaagaggtggtaactaggtggaattccaccctgtacatgctttagaggatggaggaacagcgcaaagccatccaagcatattgcacaagccatgacattgggagaggaggggggggatgtattttactcttgcacagaggggaatcctttcagtgctgtgcaaggtgctgaaaccatttgaagttgtgacgtgtgaggtgattgcagactctgctagtttgagccatgtcattcctttaattagactattggaaaagcagctttagaaaatgaaggaggagctgaaagcaagcaattcatcaaagtatgttggccttgtcgatcaagtacttaacgcgcttcacaatgatcctcgagttattaagatcttgaactcggatcagtacgttttggccactgtgcttgatccaaggtttaaaacttacattgagtctttacttgtaaatgagcgagatgtgaacttgtgcaaggagctattgctcagcaagttggccgctgaactgggcctcggcttgacaacgtgtcctccttcactttctcaagctgctgctgctcgtaaaaaattaaatttccaaaaaagaagcagggaagacgcagggggcagaccagaacaatttaacatctgggctggtttgaaggatttttcaaaaaaatgtgtcactttgcccataactccatccaatacgagtataaacatgcaaaggatggtggaggattactttcaagaggtagttgatatggaaatgtcagacagtccctttcctaactgggaagaaaagcaggccatttggaaacccatgtacaaacttgctttgccatacttaagctgcccaccctccagtgtgtactctgaacgagtgttcagcacagcaggaaacttagtcagtgatcgccgtagaaggttacttcccaaaaatgtggagaaaatgatgtttataaaaatgaactacatcttccacgaggaaggccttcaccatccaagacatccaagcactgactgttctctaatggcggattcaagcggtgataaattgatagtctgtgatgatgacgtacacgcTGAtgagtgaggatgaagctgaagatgatgacgatgacaatgacatctttttaaaactctctatgtaagtgtagggagcaatctacccccaaagaggaaacagacttgtggcatttccatatcacgtactgtcttgaaaagctgctgtttgggcaattaatccttaagggtagggtgtcatagacagagtgaccccaaactggctttgtccatttctcttaatatagtacagtctataatggctgaatttttttgtattttcgacaagtggagggggcctagagagccagaaaccaaactgcctttttccatttctttacatattgaactataagtggagggtgtaatatacatccaaagacgatggctgcattagcaatatgcatagatgaagaggaagacaatctgttttgtgtgtagaataaatgaaggcctacctaccaggaattaaactgttttttggatgatttattacctctacaattagattacttatctatgaaacagttggagcactaaattgggttattttaggtccaaaaacattgattttccaacaaaatagaaaaacaaaaccaaaaccaaaacacgcaatggcggttttgcaaaaccaatacacgacggtaatccagatacaaaaccaaatccaaaacacggagtcagtgaccatctctaattacaagtCACCTATGAGATTTGTTACCTTTATAAAAGCATTCAATCTTTTGCCTTGTGTCTTTATACACACACCACACAGCATGAAAGGATCCTATTTGTCCTCAGTTTTACTATACCACAACTGTAATTAAGTGGAAAACACCTCTTGCCTGTGGTTGCATTTTGGGAGTGATTTATCAAATACAGTAGTACAGCACTTACTATATTAGTCATGATTGCAAAGGCACATCTCCCAAAATCTGATCATTTTGTGTAGATAATCCTATACACAAAGTGTCCCAGCAGGCATGAGATCACCTCTGATAGGTAGAGTATAAAGAATAATTAAAATGGAAATAGTGAGCTAGATAAGGTCCCAACCAGCCCTCTTCTTCTCCATTTATGGTTAGTGTGATATTTTGTGTTGGTTTTAATTTAAGTTaatttggtgctatataaacaaattctGTAATGATGGGGAGAGGTGTTTgtgttctaatatatatatatatatatatatatatatatatatatatatatatatatatattcattcataacTATAATACAGTAgacaaagttttttttaaatgtatttatcatGTCATAACTATATTGAGTATCCTCTCTATCAGCTTACTGTAGCTATAAGTTCATGTATCCACTACTCTTTACACAACAAGTCTAGAAAGAGTAAAACAGACTCACTCGGTCACGTCTCCTGTACATGAGAATATAACAATGATTCAAGTTATCGCAATGCACACATTGACCTGCAGGTCGTTCAGGCAAGGAAGAGGTtaatcacacaggagaaaaaaaaaaagaaaatacttaaatTACGCTCACACACATAAAACAAGTGACTTACTTGCCAGATCGCGCTGTGTAAGGGCCAGGGAGTGGCGGTGTCTTTGCTACCTCTTGGAGTGTGATCCACTTGCCCACAAGCTGGCTGCAGTGGCCACAGGAAACCGTCGATCACTCTCTCCCACTCAGCGGGCACGCCATGGTTACTCTGTTTCCCTTTTCCCTTCCCATTCCGTAGTGAGATCATACGTTGTGTGTCGATGGGGTGGGGAAGTGGGGAAAGAGAGCAGCTATTTCATTGGCTAGGGCTGTCTGAGAAAGATCCCCTCAGAGTAGTAGAGGTGGCATTTAACCCTTCTTTTATCTATGCATACATGCAAAACATTATTCATGCATATTACCTGGGGGAATATATTTTTCTACTCATATGTGCAATTGCCATCGTGTTTGCTTTACAATGTAGATAACAGTCTTCATAAAAAGTGAACATTGATAGATTTCACCTTTTGTTCACCTTTTCTAAGACCACTTGAGTGTCGTTTTGTTCTATAAAAAACGAAATATATAGAAACTATAAGAaactataattatataaaaacatagcaacagagagagcagaacagtttTGTTCCCTAGATAGATATAAGCAGAGTAGTTTTGTTGgcaatatgtgtgtgtttatataatcAACACAAAATGCTCTGTAATgtcaaatatttaaaacaaatataaaaaaaactaaggtCTTCTTCATAATTATTTACACAGTTAAGATAACGAGATAAAATGGCACAACTTCCTACAGGGTGTTCTCCAAAACTGAGCAACTCTGACAACTCTGCCATGACTTAGATGAGAGGACCTTCTATGGATAATAATAAAAACGTTGCAAATCTGTGCTTTATGGGAGGTGACAAAAAGAAAACTATTGTTGAAGAACTGTCACAAAAGATCTCAGTTAATGGTTGCTCAAAATCCCAATAGCACTAaccctatctaatatataaatgcttagtggcgtctgtctgtgtgtgtgtggaaaaaaaacaccaagttgcagcgccacctgctgggcagagttatacaccgaCCTAATTAATTCTTAGTGTGCGCGGGGAAAAATGTCAAAaatggctgaaatttggtagggctcaaactcattttcatgaggtaattttacctcatgaacacacatgtgtagaggagtgcgttagtgtgtgtgtgtgtgtgtgtgtgtgtgtgtgtgtgtgtgtgtgtgtgtgtgttgaaaaaactattttttcagaaagggctcatccaattgacctgaaatttggtatactgacattatttgacaaaaaaattagaatagtcaagtcagttaacttccatcatccccccttccccccgtgggaggggtagtaaaggctaaatttacgagttgaggggtcaaactcattttcgtgaggtaattttacctcatgaacacacatttaaaatgccgcttgcatcgggaagtaacgatcttcccctgaggaggcctgggctaggcccaaatgcatgacaagaacctttttaacaccttaagtagcttgatttgactagaatgcatgagtatcatgcacgggttaacttgtcttttaaTATAATGCTATGAGGATGCTTCCTTCTTCAGGCACTGGAGAATTTGTGAAAATATAGGGCAAATGGTTGGAGAAACTCATAGCCAAATCTTGAAGAAAAACCTGCAATAGTTTGGGAGAAAATTTCCTGCAGCTGAAAGAGGTCTTGCTTTTCTCTAACTTTTTTTTCGGTGTGCTCCCGGTTCCTCTCTGACAGAACTTCCTGCTGCTAGGGTTCAGTACTTTCAAATTGGTTGAAGACCccaaacactatgggcctgagtcattaaggcaaaaaaggagtaaatgttctctgggacaaaccatgttacaatttaaggggtgcaaattagtttattattttgcacataagttaaatactagatgttttttcatctagcatacaaatacctgatagctttattattacac
This genomic interval carries:
- the CD276 gene encoding CD276 antigen isoform X2, with translation MDGLCLLLLLPSICRAIEVQVPAGPVTGILDEDVILPCWFSPPVGFSLKDLSVFWTLTNLQQVHAFTLGREQLENQDLEFINRTHLFLEQLPQGNMSLLLRKVRLADEGTYTCFVNAGNSSSAAVSLQVAASFPKPTLHLEPSEGLKPGDQVTVTCHIYLRYPEVEILWQDGNGRNLTENVTTSQEANEDGLFHVQSSVRVILETSDTYTCLVYNPALQMVTHASLTVTGQHLSFPLVAVWVTVGLCACLLGLLVALACVCRKHLKQTCEEEQEEAGNGEHEDNGELKTAMQPLQARSAEGDDTSSLE
- the CD276 gene encoding CD276 antigen isoform X1; translation: MDGLCLLLLLPSICRAIEVQVPAGPVTGILDEDVILPCWFSPPVGFSLKDLSVFWTLTNLQQVHAFTLGREQLENQDLEFINRTHLFLEQLPQGNMSLLLRKVRLADEGTYTCFVNAGNSSSAAVSLQVAASFPKPTLHLEPSEGLKPGDQVTVTCHIYLRYPEVEILWQDGNGRNLTENVTTSQEANEDGLFHVQSSVRVILETSDTYTCLVYNPALQMVTHASLTVTGQHLSFPLVAVWVTVGLCACLLGLLVALACVCRKHLKQTCEEEQEEAAGNGEHEDNGELKTAMQPLQARSAEGDDTSSLE